DNA sequence from the Podospora pseudocomata strain CBS 415.72m chromosome 2 map unlocalized CBS415.72m_2.2, whole genome shotgun sequence genome:
CCGGCTCCTAGACCACATTTTGAAAGAATCCTTGCGCTGGGACCATGGAGCTCGATGCGAACTTGACCTCGAGCACGACGCAGTCGTACATCGGGCTCTGCCAGCAAGAAAGCGAAGGTCTCGGTGACCGAGTTGTAGGGCCAGGTAATGCCAACTTCGCCTCGCACGGTTCGCGATGGTTGATCTGGCAAATCGGGGCCAAGCTGGGCAATGGGTGTTGCGAGTTTGGTCGCCAAAAGCGCAGCGACGTTTCCGTCTTCAGCCATCTCCATGTTGGATAGAGCGCTGTGTCGATGATGTGAACGCGGTCGGGTTCAAATTACTGAGAGCGCGTCATTTCCGGGTAAGCCAGGAGGTACGGGGAGACATGTAAAGAAGTTGCAATGCTTTGGCGACGGTTGATGAACAGAGGCAAGTTGTGCAGCCTCACAAAGCTGCTGCTCTTGGGTTGAGTTGCTCTTTGGGAGAGCTCCTTCAACTTTCTTGAGGTTCTGTCGCGCGAATGACGGCAGCGGGAAACCAGTGACGTTTCCATTGGTAGGTTCCAGCCGTGGAGAAGATTTACAGTGGGTCCTGCCTGGGAGCTTGCAGTTGAAGCATGCTCCACCGCCTGAAAACGGAAGGCGGTGTCATCTTGAGAGCCTTGGCAGTTtcgggagcttgggccagcCTGTAATTTCGTATTCGAAGCACGTAATCGGTGTATGCAATGGTAACGACTTGATGATCAGTCAATGAATGGGTTTCGACTgacaaccacctctcttTTTCCCTCAAGTTTGTATACTTTGTTTTCAAGAATATTTTGACGCCGAAGATTCCGTCTATCTATCCTATTCGACTTATGAGCCACAAATCCTCTCCAACATGGGCTTCGAAACGGTATTAGGCCAAGCACCATTCGATATTCACAGAATCGCAATCATCGGCGCTGGCCCAAGCGGTCTTGCTGCGGCCAAGTATTTGGTGGCCCAAAAAGCCTTTGAAAAGATCGATATCTATGAGCAGCAATCAGAAGTTGGAGGCGTCTGGAAGTATAGCGCAAAGCCGGCGGAGAACCGTCGTGTGCCCCAAGTGAACCCCGAATGCCCGCCAGACCCCCCTTTGGAGCCTGGAGATGGCAATGACGATAAGGGACCAGTTTTTCCCTCGCCCATGTACAAACTACTACACACAAACATTCCACGAGGTTTAATGCCTTTTACGGACTTTCCTTTCTCAGATGatctcctcatcttcccctcTCGCGATGACGTACAGGACTATCTGGTTCAGTACTCCCAGGACTTAAGGCACCTCATCAGTTTCTCTACCGAGGTCAAAGATGTTCGTCTGAGAACAGATGCCAAGGGAAAGGATCAGTGGGACGTGGATGTGTTATCGCTACGAACGGGCGAGCTTACGACCGCAACGTatgatgctgttgttgtcgcATCTGGTCATTATTCTATCATTTATATCCCCGATATGAAGGGGATATCCGAGTTCAACAGCACACACCCCGATATAATTTCTCACTCCAAATACTACCGCACTCCCGAACCATTCAGGAACAAAAAGGTCATCGTGGTGGGCAACGCTGCCTCGGGCTTGGATATTGCC
Encoded proteins:
- the FMO1 gene encoding monooxygenase (EggNog:ENOG503NWM1; COG:Q), coding for MGFETVLGQAPFDIHRIAIIGAGPSGLAAAKYLVAQKAFEKIDIYEQQSEVGGVWKYSAKPAENRRVPQVNPECPPDPPLEPGDGNDDKGPVFPSPMYKLLHTNIPRGLMPFTDFPFSDDLLIFPSRDDVQDYLVQYSQDLRHLISFSTEVKDVRLRTDAKGKDQWDVDVLSLRTGELTTATYDAVVVASGHYSIIYIPDMKGISEFNSTHPDIISHSKYYRTPEPFRNKKVIVVGNAASGLDIASQISQVSQQPLLLSVRTPTPEANLEWTGAEEVPEIEEFLVADRAVRFKEGRVEKDIDAIVFATGYLYSFPFLTSLQPPLVTDGRRVRGLYKHLFHIEHPTLVFPGLPIKVVPFPVSQSQAATFSRVWANLLPLPSVDDMKRWEDEEAEKKGSKYHVWPVGADSEYINSVYDWITEAGIPGKEPPRWDEEQCWQRTIHMKAKLRFELEGRKAKTLKELGFDYEPEQKDDSGPLLL